atatgttaaAGACTAGagcaaaattctttttaaaaaataaaaaataaaatccagctAATTCAGATTTACTTGGCTTACCaaaaaattacttttgaaaagCTATATGAAAGAGTGATAGGCTTACATGCAACCTATTCACAATTTATAgacaatgataaatataataatatttttttaataaatttaaaccCATCAAATCAAAAGTAAgagtcaaaataaaatttaaaataatattattttattatataattataaacaagTTGTTATAAGGTAGCAATTAATTCTATCATTTATATTGAATGACATGTTTAACGTGTTGCATGTGAAGGTTATATTTTGAATCGAAGGATAGAAGTGATTTTTGAGAGATTGAATGGGTTGTGCTAGAACCCACTAGAGGATGgcataaaattaattcaaactGTGCCATAAAATCCATTCTAACATCAATCAATCTTATAAATGTGGACATagcttttgtatatatatatatatgtgtgtgtgtgtgtgtgtgtgtcgaACACCTTGTACTCTCTTTGTGAGATCGATGTCTGTTTGCATGTGCTGGCCGCCTATTAGAAACatctaaaataatattcttctttttctagaCTGTAAAATGATCCAAATTGTTCTTTAGAAGCTACTGCATGCAGCATGTGAGGAGTACTTAATCAGTGAGTTTCTTCAATTGACATATGATCATGCAGTATAGTACCTGCATGCATATAAAAACTCCAACCTGCGCGCATTATATATAACTAGGGCTGTTTGGATTTTGCTCATCATAGTTACAAACAACATCGGTTCCAAGCTGTACAtgagaatgcatgcatgcatgggagcTTGACTTTAATTAGCAGATGATCGATATATAGTATCCATATAAACATATTCATCATGTGGGATCCAATCTAGGACGTGATCATGTACTTTGACAAAGCTTCCAAACTTCCTGAATTATAGGTTTAATAATTAGGTGGTGCTAGCTAGATAATATTATGGGGTACTGAATAATTTaggtttgattttctttttctaagctGCTCTCATGATCATCTTGATCCTCTTTTAGGAAACTTTTCaaatgatataattatatacataaagaaatattgtccaaatatgggttttgaccaatcacatgaACAAATTAATTATTCTAGTTTGATTGGCTGATTAATGAAgaatgaaaacatatatatttcgCTCGCaaggaaaaatgataaacatacATCATTTTTCACAACACTTGATCAcacaataatattttgtaaaataccatataaaagtaaaatcattttataaaaatatccttatTTTACAATATGATGTGTTGTGAAATATATATGTTGTGTGGGTATGATCAATATTGCTCCTATCTAAGTAATTTCTAGATTATTGAACTTTTGAGTACTGGCTATCCTGGCGGCCAAACAATCTGTCCTAATTAAAGATTTTTTCCCCTTAATTCTGACCCAATTATACcttaagctagctagctagcaatatCCCTAAATTTGTATAGAGACTCGATCCAAAGAAGTGCTCGTGCATGTAGGTTTTGGCTTATCCACAGTACTGGCCAAGCAATCTGTTGTAATTAAAGAATTTTCAAAGTACTGATCACTCAAAACAGTAgtacttttcttttgtttttttgggggCGGTGATCCGAAGGACACCCGTAATTATTCATGTCCATGATTAATATTATGCTATTTTGATCTTTACTCTTAACCTAGCCTCATCAACAACAAGCTGGAACGTCGACATGCGTTAATAAAACTAGTCGATCGCTCTATTTATTGGCATTTAATATTACaatgttgggaatttggaccttccAAATTCACCCTTCTTAAGATCTACATTTTGCAagcataacaagaaaaataaagaaataataacacaagaaatttacgtggaaactccaaaacaggagaaaaaccatcagacccagagaaaaaaattcactatgtaaaaaattgttacaatcacacaatttttctcctcaccacacctacaaagttaccccactagtaaaacgttaactttacacctcttatccttttacaaaaggttaatagaggaatttaagtaaagtcaaaagttactagataagctttcaactggtgcacttaaactaagaggctaagcctcttatttataacctcaAAAACTTACCCCTTCATTATTTCCCACCGATGTGGGACTAAACAAAGAAGCATAGTttgtcaacaatctccaccttgcgactttgactggtctcacaaccaagctccacctcaatgaagatctttatagtttccgctatcatgcttcaccacaAAAGCAaacccactcagaataaaccaattccaagcatttcacttcggcccatgtcgaaaacaaccttgctgaaaattatggtgtaacttccacgtttggctctcctggaagttcataaGCCATGGACATAAATTTCCACCGCACACCCTACATCAATGCCAAATTAATGCCTGTGTGAAAACTTGTGAAAccgctaatattaacacatcctctatcattgCAACTTTGGAAATTAGCGACATGCCATAAGgatatacatgtctctttttaaagatcaaaatcttccatgaagagagacacaatattagcatcaatatcagtatctccatttactgacttggagccacttgccgaacctgctccagctcttggacaatttttcttaacgtgcccagattgtccacactcccagcagactactttcttcttcatggagttcttcatcttcccatttccagctgctaccattACTAAGTTTTCAAGTGaaacattacttccactacttagtcttctctcttcagaaaagattttactggtaacttttaaaaaaattattttcttcttcccatgtatcaaaataggtttcatgtgctcataggaagttggaagagaccagatgagtctcaaggcttgatcctcatcatcaattttaactccaattgCTTCTAGTTCAGTGACAATGCCATTGAAAACGTTTAAAtaatctgaaatagttgtacctttACTTAtccgcagtgtatgaaactgctctttcaggtacacacgatttgagacgcccttcgtttgatacaactcttcaagtttttcccagagttcctttgccgtagatattctatgcacatttgcaagaacatttttggctacgcacagacgtatcgcacttgctgttctcaaatctagatcctcccaatcttcatcgctcattttaTATCTGCTcctttcaccagtcacactagtaccagtgctgacttcagatgttggtctgcccttcaatgccttgtgtaatcctgattgaatcaagacattcttaacttgtacttgccacaagccaaaattgattctcacattaaatttctccacctcaaattttacaagatttgaaggcctacTTCCTAACATtactttgatgaatttaatgtagaaatgaatagtacctcactaagtcaatTCTCAGGAAaaattggagggtcacaatagacacttaaaattttcaatctcctagacagaacctccttagaatgtacgtatccacactaccacaccaaaactccaccccacaaaaagagcctagtggctctgataccaattgttgaaaatttagaccttccaaattcacccccctaggatctaccatttgcaggcataacaagaaaaataaagaaataataacaatacaagaaatttacttggaaactccaaaacaggagaaaaaccatcagacctagagaagaaaattcactatgtaaaaaattgttacaatcacacaatttttctcctcaccacacctacaaagctaccccactagtaaaactttaactttatacATCTTTCCCTTTTataaaaggttaatagaggaatttaactaaagtcaaaattTACTAGATAAGTTTTCAACTGGTGCAgtacttaaactaagaggttaagcctcttatttataacttcaAAAACTTGCCCCTTCATTATTTCCCACCGGTGTGAGACTAAACAAAGGAGCACAGTTTATCAACAtacaaaactatatatatatatataattagtttcgAAAGCATTGCTGATCAGCCTGCAGCTCCTTGGCCGGATTATCACCACCTAGATTTTGACATAAATTGTTAATGTCTTTGATAAattcttcttatatatatatatatatatatatgtaattgttTTTGTTAATATTAGCGTTTAATTACTTTGGATTTAATTTGGTGTGTAAAGCAGTGAAAAGAAGTAATgtttccaaaaaaagaaaaaaaaatgcatacaaAGCACTTTATAAAACTGTTCTTCAGTTTCATTACAACATGATTCAGTAATAGATCATATATAGTTCTCTGCAGGCATTAATTTGTTCATGCAGCAGAAAGAGAAGGGAGAGAGCTATGCATGcaatgatatattaattaaggatGATTAAACTGCATGAATGGAATCATCGAAGATAATTCACTATCATAGACAAAGGAACTAAGCAAAGGCCCTTCTTCTTCAATTCTGTGCAATCGCTGTCTCTTCCAACAAAACGCACTTCACTTCTCTCATCTATCTGTCCTGAAGTGCCAACAACTTTCTCCTGTAAATCATGTCAAATGCACAAGGACCTCATTTGTTAGGTAcgtaatatatttattcaactaacatgaagaagaagaagaagaagaagagttaaAAGAGAATTcatggatttttatttatttacctgaGATATGTTTGCATGATCAGTATCATTTCGCTCAGCATCCATATCCATCTCATCATTCATATCACATACCTATTGTAAACATTGTACagtaaagaaaaatatgttatatattatatatcgtTAATTCCCACTAATTAAATCATCAGAATATGAACAAGAAATCCCTGACCTTGTGACTCATGTTAATACGAGAACTAGCAGTATCCACTAATGCATTTTCAACCAAAGCTCGGcctgttcttttccttttcttgaagCTCAACGATCTCTTGCTAGTTTTAACCATAGACGAGCCCCGGCCAGCACCTAATTGTTCACTCCTGTCAGACCTTTTTCTGGCCAAGGAAGCAGCATCGGAAACCAGAGAAGAGGTCTCAGAACCAGGGGAGCAATTACTCATGTGTTCGTTGCTTGTTTTGTGATCTGAGAAATCCTCGAAGTACACAGTCCAACCACTCTCCTCTGAAGAGTACTCATGAGAGGTTCTTTGATTGGAAGAAGTGGGCTTGCTCATAGTGTTCATGGAGTTTTCcatccaaaaagcaaaagaattaAATGAAAGAAGAGGTGGCCGGTTTGAGAGAAGCCCTGATCTCAGGAAGCATATatgagtgtatatatatagaacaagagagaaaataataagaaaaataatcggGAAGGGTGACGTATATGAGTACTTCAAAATATATTGGTGTGGGTCATAGGAAGTTGGGGAATTACTGCTTAAACTTTAGACGCCAcacgtgagagagagatggttTGCCATTTGCGATTAAGATTAGATATATATGCACAGAAGAGAATTGACCAAATGATTAATGTAGGCTGAATGAGAATCACTAGCTACCTTTTTAGTATACTTAAAAACCAGTTCATGTGTCGTCATTTTGTACAAGTTCCCAGCAGAAAATTTGTTAATATTTCTACTTTATAAATTTCACTTAGCTTGATCACAATGGTACTATAGGAGGTTGCAGTTGGCACAATATCTCCTCTAATTTTGCAACAAGATTCTATGCTCAGACCTACTCATGAGACCATGACCACTATCTTCCTTTCCCATTTTAACCACGGCTCTAATATaccattatctatatatatatatagagagagagagagagagagaaggatatTGTTAAATGGTTTGTTTTCGGCGATTTAATGACCATAtagaaatgcaattttaataacaaaaactcttataaaaataaatttacaaattgacgtgatttaatATGGTGtaatattagattatatataaagttatatttattatgaaatagatttaatatatcatataaaatcatatcaatttgtgaatatataatttttattagatttcttTATATGTGACTGTATTCCTCtctaaattaaaaatgaatgtgAATCCaccctaaaaaataaaaaataaaagaaaaaattttttgttttaaattgattgTTAAAAATGGTTAAGTTATGAAATTGGATGTTAATAATTACTAGGATGTTTCACTCTTGTTTGTCACCCAATGCATGCCCCTACCACTATAATttgaacttaattaattaattcacaggatatataaatatatatatatatatttataaagcaATGTTACATAAAGTTGTAAAATTACAAACGTTGggcaattattttgaaaaaaaatgaagtccacgattaaaaagttaattttttttttatatgggcctcatattaattcatttttttcaaaatgactgcacaCTACTTGCACaattataactgtaaatattatttctcatatttatataacatCGGGCGCCAGTCCTATATACTAATTAAGAGCAGCTGCATATATTGTACTTTGACAATTAATTAAGTATTGACGTTTGTGGAATGAGAGTACTGGTTATCAACCACTCCGGCTTTAATTaatcaaacataaaaataaaaagtctaatttttttttggaaataattaacaaaattaattaatctgcagCTAGCTTATGGCTGCCTACAACTAGGCTCGTCGTtgcctacttttttttaatgacatgtTTGGTATTTGCTGATCAtcatgatttgattttttttttttttttttatagcttaTGGCGGTCCAAATATTAGCtcatgatatattttatatatataattacttgttTTGCTTTGAGGACATATCCTTTATGAtgcatgcattatatatatacacatgatcatcatgtttgtatatataatatatatctcatCTGCCCTTTTACCATTCAATATTAATTCCTAATTTAAACAtcaaatattcattttataaaatccaTGCCTTATgatcacattatatatatatatatatatatatatatatttattatgaaaaatatataaagactTTGCATCAGCATTATGACATTCTTAGCTAGAAGATTTAGGAAGATTTCATTctgattaaaaaaggaaaaaaacaacaaaatgtcGATCGAGCAATGGCCTAAACCTATCTACCCCCtttctcatattatataaattttgtggGGTATATATGGATCAAGTCACCCACAAGGAATCTATATATAGCCACTGCAGGTCAAGCATCAAGTCACCCATATATATCTTGTATCTTTCTCATGAGATTGATATTAACCTAAAACTGGgtgacttatatatatatatatatatatatatggtcccTGCCCTACAAGCTGTGAGACATGGCAGTAGATTTCCTTGCCAGTTTAATTAgttcttaaaattaaactgattAACGATTATGGAGAAGTGAATGGAGACCATtgttcttaaaatattttggtCAAATCGATCGATCAGATCAtctatgtattttctttttcaaagacgTCATAGAATGATCCTAATTTGGTCATGGGGTTAGATGCATAGCTCTTTCAAAGTTCAATCAGAATTATCAGGATCAAGCCTGAACACAATATGCAAGAAATGGGACGTTGGCATTATTAATACACGTGCACCAGACTGCCTGACAGCACACGGCATCACATGCGATCGAAGTTGCACGCATGCAGACAAAACAGTCACCAAACTTACTGAGTTTTTAGACGTTGCTCGTGAGAAGAAAACTCATGATCATGATGTTAATCTGAATGGACCAACATTCTCACTTCGAGTCTTACTTTGCTGCACTGATAGGTTTACAGATCAATGTACTTGTGGGCGAAAAATATCTCTTTGCAGCTTCCTAGGCtgcatgtataaaaaataaaaattctttgtaaaaaaaatggatctcactaataaaaaaataattttttttatatctttttaagGTGGGGgtctacttttttacaaaagactTGTATAAAATTTGCCTATTTGAaacttatataaatcatttctcttttacgAAAATCGGTTGAAGTTTATAGGCTAagcaagttatatatattttcctaagAATTTAGTAAATTTGAAGTGATATGTCAATTTCAATAAATAAGTGTAAGTTACATTTGCTTGAAAATGAAAGATACTGGATATGGTCAAGAATCTCAAAGTTTTGCATGATTCTCTGCATATATGCATGTGCTTTTTCTTCTCTAGAATGGAAACACTGAAAACTACTTGACGGTATTGCTGACTAATAGAAAATCCTGCaacttaaatattattattcatactgataatatatattcatgATCAATAATTGGAATGCATGGGGTTTTGAGATGAGAAATGTAGGTAAAGACTATTGGGCGGTCCCTTTCTCCACAGCATTTCTCGAACAAAAAACAGATACAAATTACTGATGGACCATGAGATCATATCATACATATGGATAGCCCAAGATACCAAACCTTACTTATATGTCTAAGGTGGTACCATGACAATACATGATAAAATCTAGGTATTTTACATAGTCCAGAGATTGTATACAGCAGGCCATGGTCCCCATCTCTGCTTCACTGCACACGTACGTGCACCACTTGCTGAAATAGACTTGTCGATATGATTTGAGTCCAATAATTTAGCTAGCATGAAGTGGTTTCCCTTTCAATTAGCTAGGAAATATGTATGatgttactatatatatatatataatatgcatgcgtgtgtgtatgtatgtatgtatgtaagtataAACATGGTgcatacacatgcatgcataccaTCTATCCTGGTCATGACTTGTTTATTGCATCCTTTAGAATGCTAGCTATCAAATATATTGCGATAGCCAATAAGATATATAATGATCAACAGTACAATATTTATCTTTAGATGAACAAAGAAAGCAAAAGCTTGATGTCCATGTATGCAAGAATTGTCATCCATTTACTTACAACATTCTACTTACAAGCCACTGTAGAGAACATGCCATCTACACTACTTAAGCGacaagatttaatttataagatttaaaatttatcttaaaaatcAAAGCATGCTATGTCAATTGCGTGGAATGTGTATACTCCATACTGACTTATAAATAGAGATTTTCGTATAATTACGAACTCACTGTACTTAGACAACTAGGTGTAAATGTATCTTTATATCTATTGCTGTATGATTGGAAGCTTGAAAGATAAGagcattttcttcatttataCTTATTCTTTGAAATCTAAAGTATTTGGTCTTAGTATATTCTCTGATAGGATACAAACAAGTATTTACTAGTGACATTAGGAAAAAAAGGGGTCACTTCATAAAGTGGAACTCCAAAGGATCTTCTTATTCCAGAGTCCACCTCTTCCTGCAACAAAGcttccttcatcttctaggaaggatatttgaaaatgaaaaatcatgGAACGGTGGACCTGTTACAAAGGAAACATAAATAGTAAGCAGCAAACTACAAGAAACTATTCATAAACAAATCTAATTAAATTGGAATGGAACAATGGATTAGAACATAAAAGCAAAATGGAATGTGTCAACGATTGGTTTAGAATTAACAGGAATGAGAAGATTCATAAAGAAATCCTCCAAGCAGTTTGCGCATATGCACTCACGTAAACGAAAAAATGTTTATAGATCATTTTCCCAAATTTCACTAGTTACAATGCAGTTCGactaaagattaaaaaaaaaaaaaaaaaaaaaaaagagagacctGTCTGTTTGAAACTTGTCAAAGGACCGGGTATTGTcacaaagcattttttttttttttttgaaaggaaaaaaaaaatatatatatatatatatatatatatattatatgcaataACAAAGCATTAACAGATGGTGCATacaacaaaatttatatttttcccaAAGCAAGTATTATATGCAATATCCCTGACCTTCTTGTTCACGCAGAATGTAAAATGGAATATGCGCAATTAACTTGGTGCCACCTTCACTCCAGTTCACAGTTCCTGGCTTCTGTGCATATCCACATGAAGGTCGCGAAGGACCCAAAACAGATAAACAAATTGCAGGTTCATTCATCAAGCCCAAATAATCACGAGCGCGCCTCCAAACCCTTACGTCTGAGATTCGGGATCCAGCTACCTTAGGATGCATATTCAAGCAAACGTGTTAGTTGATTAAAAAAACAACTTTAGACAGCATTAAATACTCCGCCTTCTATCTCTAAACAGACCTTGCCCAAGGAAACACGTGCCCTTGGCAGTAATTCACGGTGATGTGTAGCAAGCTTTGCAATAGCTGTTACAACAAAACATAAAAGCCTCGACTGTGATGACTTTCTGGAAGTTTCACTATCAGAGCTCAGGGCTGACTCCTGCCTTATGCCTAGACGACTTCCCAAGGGAACAAGGACATAGGAGTCAGCACCATCTAACACATATAGTACAGCCAATCATTACAAGTGCAAAGAGAAAAGGCTAAAGTAATACATACCTAGATGACAGATTTTCATACAAAAGTAGCTCTAAGCTCTCAAAGAGCTCACGAGCTGCATCTTTGTGCGAGTCTCCACCCCCACCATGCTCCCCAATGGCCCAGCACAATTGTAACGCCAACTCTGTCTATATAAGGAAAACAAACAAGGAAATAATTCGTCCGAACAAATAATGACACCTTTCTGCCTTGATTACTAGGGAGGTCATGAACTGACCTTTGCAGGGCTGTCATAAGCTTCTCCGAGCCTGTCCATTATAGGCTTCTGCAAAGAATTCAACAAGCTATTCATTTAAGAGAAGTACAATAGGAGCCAATAGACTTGAAGCACGTCGAGAGAAAAAAAGTCtccagaaagaaagaaagaactatGCCACATTACCACGGGAgagttatttttaattgttttccaTGCTTTTAACAATTAGAAccttaaaaaccaaattttgtcaaaataacaatatagcAAGTTGGTTATGCGTTATTGGGTAATAAGATCAGGTTGGTTCTAATTCGCAAGTTCAAGGTGGAGGTTATCCCCTTTCCCCTCAAAGAGGGGAAACAAAAACGCTAGTCCTCTACTAACTGAGGTTGGTATTGTAAAGAGAAATATGACAGGTTttgaccaaaaacaaaaaacaaaaacaaaaattagctGAGATATTTGTCGGGTTAGACATTGTAAAATAGCTAAAGAGAAAGTGCCTAACGAATGCTTTTTaccaaaaagcaaaaattagcTGAGATATGGCACAAAGGTTTTGaccaaaaaaaacccaaaaacaaaaattagctGAGATATTTGTTGGGTTAGACATTGTAAAATAGCTCAAGACAAAGTGCCTAATGAATGCTTTTTACACCTAAactttcccccttttttttaatcagtaaataagagctttattaaaaataggcatagccaagtacacCTAAAATTTTCCAAATTAGAACCCTTTCCCTTCAGACGGGATGTTCTGAATATGTGGTGCCTGTAACACACTTTGTATCTCTGCTTGTCAATTTTGCTTGAAAATTCGTTGGGCCATTACCGTGTAACAGTTATCAGTAGGTGGGTCATAAAGACCAGCACTGAAATAAAATCAGTACAATAAGAAAGCAGTCTGTTTTCTGGAAAATACCTTCAAAAGTGCAATAAAATCTGGAGAGCGGTGAAATGTGGCGAGCATGAACTCTAAGAGTCTTTTGTGAACCTACAAGCATAACTAACTCCTCAGACATACATACTCCTACTTCTTCAAAATCACACATTAGTAAATTGACATGAAAATATCCAAGTAACAAAGGATAATCAAGACTAAAACAACAGAaagtcatctctctctctctctctctctctctctctctctctctctctctctctctctctctctctctctctctctctctctctctctctcacacacacacacacacacacactcacacacacacacacacacacctcaTAGGAGAACCTTTTGTCTGGAAATATTGTAGCGTGCCTTGACATAAGCAGAGAAATCAACGCGCATATTAAAGCTGCAAGTAGAGGAGACACATAGATCTCATCAATGTCAACTAAAGGATATGATCCTTCAACaaatcatttctaaaaacaGTGAGGTTTCAATGTGGAAGAGGAGCACCAAGGTCAAAAGAAGACTCAAAACTGTATCGACATACAATTATTGACATCACGCAGCGTTATGGCAATGTACACATCAAGAATCCGAGGTGCCATTTTAAGGATTTGTTTTAGCCTTTCAGACTGGGGGGTATTAATTGCTGCCTGTAACGCCGTTGCCATTCCAGGAGAAGTCCAGTGGCGTTCCTGAATTATGATAGTAACAACATAGTTAATTTCAAGCATCCAGTCAATACAATCACGTCGTCAAATAACAATCATACAATTCCAGTTACACGTTAATATAGTGCATCTAAAACATCCAAGACAACCCAACAAAAAGGTTTGATGtaagttaaaaagtaaaatatagtCACAACTGATGGAATGATATTATGGCTAAAATGTTTAAAGAATCCATACACAACTTAATTTATTTCCTCTTTATAGAAAGGCTTCTTTTTAGTAAGTAATAGCTAACCGATATGAAATAGTGAATTGGACATAACAAACATACAGTGAGtgaatcaaataaataaacgaCTCCAACAAGAATATGCATTTATCTGGCTAGTAAAATGCACATATGCAAAATGGAAAATGAGACTTATGAAGGAACATACAGCGATGCCATCATTTTCATCCTTTAAAAGGTCAAGGAACAAAGGATCAGCAACATCTATCGTGTTGATATCTTCAGACTCAGAGTCTGCCCCTCCATCACCTATGGTTGAACCAGTATAAGCTTCATCCATGAGCGCAAGTAGCATCTGGATCCACATGAATCAATACTGTCAATTCACTCTGTCCTAAGTTTTGGACAgacttatttgattttttaagtctcaaaaaTTACCTCAGGAGCCGCACTCTTCTGGATTGAAGCTATGCTGCTTCCGATAAGTGATCCTGAGCTCCTCTCAACCTTTTCCAATGCGACTACCAAAACTAACACAGGAGACTACAaaaatgtcaaaaacaacataattcatttaaaccaagaaatttaaaaacatggaCACACACATGTTTATATCAGAACGCAcatacacttaaaattactgACGCCAAGAGTGGATATTACTCACAACTTGCAGTTTAGTAGTTAGACTGGACAAGAAAAGAATAGGGATCATGCCAAAAGGGttcagtcattttgaaaaatttatatac
This Carya illinoinensis cultivar Pawnee chromosome 11, C.illinoinensisPawnee_v1, whole genome shotgun sequence DNA region includes the following protein-coding sequences:
- the LOC122282591 gene encoding AP-5 complex subunit zeta-1 — protein: MGNRDREWDFHLRSLSNSARDSGLANDSASDPSLLQSVKKLFELCKAENSEDLVARVYPNINKLFQRAVASLSQQSRTSIGLLLLAILQFYLDFGEVVLHDADPSLRAFFRSCLSREFSDPVVAEATLDFLNMNKKKLLTSFPTLLPQFFPLLLKLIAWNGERLEKSFLKVFPGLMSPGSFLPLFPSLVDLPILVVALEKVERSSGSLIGSSIASIQKSAAPEMLLALMDEAYTGSTIGDGGADSESEDINTIDVADPLFLDLLKDENDGIAERHWTSPGMATALQAAINTPQSERLKQILKMAPRILDVYIAITLRDVNNSLICALISLLMSRHATIFPDKRFSYEVHKRLLEFMLATFHRSPDFIALLKKPIMDRLGEAYDSPAKTELALQLCWAIGEHGGGGDSHKDAARELFESLELLLYENLSSSRLGIRQESALSSDSETSRKSSQSRLLCFVVTAIAKLATHHRELLPRARVSLGKVAGSRISDVRVWRRARDYLGLMNEPAICLSVLGPSRPSCGYAQKPGTVNWSEGGTKLIAHIPFYILREQEGPPFHDFSFSNILPRR
- the LOC122282604 gene encoding vascular-related unknown protein 4-like produces the protein MENSMNTMSKPTSSNQRTSHEYSSEESGWTVYFEDFSDHKTSNEHMSNCSPGSETSSLVSDAASLARKRSDRSEQLGAGRGSSMVKTSKRSLSFKKRKRTGRALVENALVDTASSRINMSHKVCDMNDEMDMDAERNDTDHANISQEKVVGTSGQIDERSEVRFVGRDSDCTELKKKGLCLVPLSMIVNYLR